A window of Halomonas sp. H10-9-1 contains these coding sequences:
- a CDS encoding exonuclease domain-containing protein, which translates to MARLLSGMPRRQRLIGLWLLLSGISIFGGATFALWLDTLFQPQGIARLVLWAGCFSGGGTIFLVGLLLERQLFTPLRHLQVQLARLVANPDARDDYPPEGWLRALGPDLVRVREAWRNDRTRLATAHAEGARSAARIRQELETLLQVLDTPLLLCDHHRRILLFNQAAETLFEDHASLGLGKRLETLLPAASLQDALRQLPANGAPREVLVPSGERWLRAMLRRVPGSHGETLLTLTDTTAAWTSEMGARAELLDGLPRLRRHGASLTSAADALSALPEGAGEMRRRLERVIAEESQALGEDIEGLASLVERMQQEGERLVPLWSNDLWAGLNERRPAERQVTAVGMPAWLKGDASALLVLLGSLLDTLEATLGETALEGEVCLGNKRVYLDLIWQGAPLSERHLGEWQQQRLGALPLNPRVADVLRQHASDAWSLADDDGQHARLRLPLHAAERVGAPRPVAPPRPEFHDFGIADLPAPDAELAARPLRALEVVAFDTETTGLELRRGDTVISIGACRIVNARLLASETFDLYVDPGKPIPPASTAIHGITDDAVAGAPPLAVALPRFCDYIGDAVILAHNAAFDLLALQPPGAGIDLDMPVLDTLLISRALDASLDGHDLDTLAERYGLTFPPGTRHTALGDARVTAELWLSLLPRLEARGIDTLEKALALQASALNKEDACAS; encoded by the coding sequence ATGGCTCGCCTCCTCTCCGGCATGCCTCGCCGCCAGCGCCTCATCGGCCTGTGGCTACTGCTCAGCGGCATCAGCATCTTCGGCGGCGCCACCTTCGCCCTGTGGCTCGACACCCTGTTCCAGCCACAGGGCATCGCACGCCTGGTGCTGTGGGCGGGCTGCTTCTCCGGCGGCGGCACCATCTTCCTGGTCGGCCTGCTGCTCGAGCGCCAGCTGTTCACGCCGCTGCGCCATCTGCAGGTGCAGCTGGCCCGCCTGGTGGCCAACCCCGACGCCCGCGACGACTACCCCCCCGAGGGCTGGTTGCGCGCCCTGGGCCCCGACCTGGTGCGAGTGCGCGAGGCGTGGCGCAACGACCGCACCCGCCTGGCCACCGCCCACGCCGAGGGCGCGCGCAGCGCGGCGCGCATCCGCCAGGAGCTCGAGACCCTGCTCCAGGTGCTCGATACCCCGCTGCTGCTCTGCGACCACCACCGCCGCATCCTGCTCTTCAACCAGGCCGCCGAAACGTTGTTCGAGGACCATGCCAGCCTGGGGCTCGGCAAGCGCCTCGAGACCCTGCTGCCCGCCGCGAGCCTGCAGGATGCCCTGCGCCAGCTGCCTGCGAACGGCGCCCCGCGCGAGGTGCTGGTGCCCAGTGGCGAGCGCTGGCTGCGTGCCATGCTGCGGCGGGTGCCCGGCAGCCACGGCGAGACCCTGCTGACGCTCACCGACACCACCGCCGCCTGGACCAGCGAGATGGGCGCCCGGGCCGAACTGCTCGACGGCCTGCCACGACTGCGTCGCCACGGCGCCAGCCTGACCAGCGCCGCCGACGCCCTCTCCGCCCTGCCGGAGGGGGCCGGGGAGATGCGCCGCCGGCTGGAGAGGGTGATCGCAGAGGAGAGCCAGGCCCTGGGCGAGGACATCGAGGGGCTGGCGTCCCTGGTCGAGCGCATGCAGCAGGAGGGGGAGCGGCTGGTGCCGCTGTGGTCCAACGACCTCTGGGCCGGCCTCAACGAACGCCGCCCCGCCGAGCGTCAGGTCACCGCCGTGGGCATGCCAGCCTGGCTCAAGGGCGACGCCAGCGCCCTGCTGGTGCTGCTTGGCTCGCTGCTCGACACCCTCGAGGCGACGCTCGGCGAGACGGCCTTGGAGGGCGAGGTGTGCCTGGGCAACAAGCGGGTCTACCTCGACCTGATCTGGCAGGGCGCACCGCTCTCCGAGCGCCATCTCGGCGAGTGGCAGCAGCAACGCCTGGGGGCGCTGCCTCTCAATCCCCGGGTGGCCGACGTGCTGCGCCAGCATGCCAGCGACGCCTGGAGCCTGGCCGATGACGACGGCCAACATGCCCGCCTGCGCCTGCCCCTGCATGCCGCCGAACGGGTCGGCGCGCCGCGCCCGGTGGCCCCGCCACGCCCCGAGTTCCACGACTTCGGCATCGCCGACCTGCCGGCCCCCGATGCGGAGCTCGCCGCGCGCCCGCTGCGCGCCCTGGAGGTGGTGGCCTTCGACACCGAGACCACCGGGCTGGAGCTGCGTCGCGGCGATACCGTGATCAGCATCGGCGCCTGCCGCATCGTCAACGCGCGGCTGCTGGCCAGCGAAACCTTCGATCTCTATGTCGATCCGGGCAAGCCGATCCCCCCGGCCAGCACCGCCATCCACGGCATCACCGACGACGCGGTGGCCGGCGCGCCCCCCCTCGCCGTCGCCTTGCCGCGCTTCTGCGACTACATCGGCGACGCGGTGATCCTGGCCCACAACGCCGCCTTCGACCTGCTGGCCCTGCAGCCGCCGGGAGCCGGCATCGACCTGGACATGCCGGTCCTCGACACCCTGCTGATCTCCCGGGCCCTCGATGCCAGCCTCGACGGACACGACCTGGATACCCTGGCCGAACGCTACGGCCTCACCTTCCCGCCGGGCACCCGCCACACCGCCCTGGGCGACGCCCGGGTCACCGCCGAGCTGTGGCTCTCGCTGCTGCCGCGCCTGGAAGCCCGCGGCATCGACACCCTCGAGAAGGCGTTGGCCCTACAGGCCAGCGCCCTCAACAAGGAGGACGCCTGCGCATCATGA
- a CDS encoding sensor histidine kinase, whose product MRSDLVVLSVAFGYLALLFLIAAWGDRRAEQGRSLIGSPNVYALSIAVYCTAWTFYGSVGRAAQFGPGFLLIYLGPTLAMLLAPFVIRKMVRIASAQRITSIADFISARYGKSSSLGVLVALIALIGITPYIALQLKAITVSHAVLVNYPQAANLRLADEPFWLDKSFWVALVLAVFIILFGTRHLDASERHEGMVAAIAFESLVKLVAFLSVGVFTVFVLFQGPGDLFAQVAATPELAERLGLDAVPGGATGWAGMLVLAFLAFLTLPRQFQVLVVENVDERHLARASWLFPLYLMAINLFVIPIAMAGLLLMGDADPDSFVLTLPLSADLQGLPLLVFIGGLSAATSMVIVETIALSTMVSNQLIMPLLLRTRRLHRSASGELAGWLLGIRRVAIVLILLLGYLYHALVGDAYSLVTIGLVSFAAACQFAPAMLAGMYWRGAHRRGATLGLIAGTLVWAWTLLIPGFAQSGWLDATFLEQGPFGLAWLRPYALFGLEGWDIYTHSLLWSLTANLGLLVGVSLFSRQSPLEQTQAALFAEAMHPHLLQTSLWHGQTTRGELRALLDRYLGTGATARVFADATSGQEEDAAAPASPTQIARAEQALSGALGNASARVLINSVVRGEALDLESILSILDTTSETLEINRRLEQKSSELAQASEELRAANERLRELDRLKDEFVAMVSHELRTPLTSIRAFAEILRDSGELPEEKRLHFLDVVVKESQRLSRLIEEILDLARLESGRLTLNPQRLDLVALARHSVDAVHHIQEDRGVALEVAIELEAAPVIGDPDRLEQVIINLLDNAGKFADPAAPRVQLSLVRHKTHYRLAVEDNGPGIDAQERERVFEKFHQIQRPEESPDKRRGRPRGSGLGLPISRGIVAHLGGRLWVEEAPHLGGACLVMELPEAPPAAPEA is encoded by the coding sequence ATGCGCAGCGATCTCGTGGTGCTCAGCGTCGCCTTCGGCTACCTGGCGCTGCTGTTCCTGATCGCCGCCTGGGGCGACCGCCGGGCGGAACAGGGGCGCTCGCTGATCGGCTCACCCAATGTCTATGCGCTCTCCATCGCCGTCTACTGCACCGCCTGGACCTTCTACGGCAGCGTGGGGCGTGCCGCCCAGTTCGGCCCTGGCTTCCTGCTGATCTACCTGGGCCCGACCCTGGCGATGCTGCTGGCTCCCTTCGTGATCCGCAAGATGGTGCGTATCGCCAGCGCCCAGCGCATCACCTCCATCGCCGACTTCATCAGCGCCCGCTACGGCAAGAGCTCGAGCCTGGGCGTGCTGGTGGCGCTGATCGCGCTGATCGGCATCACGCCCTATATCGCCCTGCAGCTCAAGGCGATCACCGTCAGCCACGCGGTGCTGGTCAACTACCCCCAGGCCGCCAACCTGCGCCTGGCCGACGAGCCCTTCTGGCTCGACAAGTCGTTCTGGGTAGCGCTGGTGCTTGCAGTGTTCATCATCCTCTTCGGCACCCGCCACCTGGACGCCAGCGAACGCCATGAGGGCATGGTGGCCGCCATCGCCTTCGAGTCGCTGGTCAAGCTGGTGGCCTTCCTCTCGGTGGGGGTGTTCACCGTCTTCGTGCTCTTCCAGGGCCCCGGCGACCTCTTCGCCCAGGTCGCCGCCACGCCGGAGCTGGCCGAACGCCTGGGGCTGGATGCCGTGCCCGGCGGCGCCACCGGCTGGGCCGGCATGCTGGTGCTGGCCTTCCTGGCCTTCCTCACCCTGCCGCGTCAGTTCCAGGTGCTGGTGGTGGAGAACGTCGACGAGCGCCACCTGGCACGCGCCAGCTGGCTCTTCCCGCTCTACCTGATGGCCATCAACCTGTTCGTGATCCCCATCGCCATGGCCGGACTGCTGCTGATGGGCGACGCCGACCCCGACAGCTTCGTGCTCACCCTGCCACTCTCGGCGGACCTCCAGGGCCTGCCGCTGCTGGTCTTCATCGGCGGCCTGTCGGCGGCCACCAGCATGGTGATCGTCGAGACCATCGCCCTCTCCACCATGGTCAGCAACCAGCTGATCATGCCCCTGCTGCTGCGCACCCGGCGCCTGCACCGCAGTGCCAGTGGCGAGCTGGCCGGCTGGCTGCTGGGCATCCGGCGCGTGGCCATCGTGCTGATCCTGCTGCTGGGCTATCTCTATCACGCCCTGGTCGGCGACGCCTACAGCCTGGTGACCATCGGCCTGGTCTCATTCGCCGCCGCCTGCCAGTTTGCCCCGGCCATGCTGGCCGGCATGTACTGGCGAGGCGCCCATCGTCGCGGCGCCACCCTGGGACTGATCGCCGGCACCCTGGTATGGGCCTGGACGCTGCTCATCCCGGGCTTCGCCCAGTCCGGCTGGCTGGATGCCACCTTCCTCGAGCAGGGTCCCTTCGGCCTCGCCTGGTTGCGACCCTATGCGCTGTTCGGCCTCGAGGGCTGGGACATCTACACCCACTCGCTGCTATGGAGCCTGACCGCCAACCTCGGCCTGCTGGTGGGGGTCTCGCTATTCAGCCGCCAGTCGCCGCTGGAGCAGACCCAAGCGGCGCTGTTCGCCGAAGCGATGCACCCCCACCTGCTGCAGACCTCGCTATGGCACGGCCAGACCACCCGCGGCGAGCTACGCGCCCTGCTCGACCGCTACCTGGGCACGGGCGCTACCGCCCGGGTATTCGCCGACGCCACCTCGGGCCAGGAGGAAGACGCCGCCGCGCCCGCCAGCCCGACCCAGATCGCCCGCGCCGAGCAGGCCCTCTCCGGGGCGCTGGGCAATGCCTCGGCGCGGGTGCTGATCAACTCGGTGGTACGCGGCGAGGCGCTGGACCTGGAATCGATCCTCAGCATCCTCGACACCACCTCCGAGACCCTCGAGATCAACCGGCGCCTGGAGCAGAAGTCCAGCGAGCTGGCCCAGGCCAGCGAGGAGTTGCGCGCCGCCAACGAGCGGCTGCGCGAGCTCGACCGCCTCAAGGATGAGTTCGTGGCCATGGTCAGCCATGAGCTGCGGACCCCGCTCACCTCGATCCGCGCCTTCGCCGAGATCCTGCGCGACAGCGGCGAGCTGCCTGAGGAGAAGCGCCTCCACTTCCTCGACGTGGTGGTCAAGGAGAGCCAGCGCCTGTCGCGGCTGATCGAGGAGATCCTCGACCTGGCGCGCCTGGAAAGCGGGCGCCTGACCCTGAACCCCCAGCGACTGGACCTGGTGGCGCTGGCCCGCCACAGCGTGGATGCGGTGCACCATATACAGGAGGATCGTGGAGTGGCGCTTGAGGTGGCGATCGAGCTCGAGGCAGCGCCGGTGATAGGCGACCCCGACCGGCTCGAGCAGGTGATCATCAACCTGCTCGATAACGCCGGCAAGTTCGCCGACCCGGCAGCACCCCGGGTGCAGCTGAGCCTGGTACGCCACAAGACCCACTACCGCCTGGCGGTGGAGGACAACGGCCCCGGCATCGATGCGCAGGAACGCGAGCGGGTGTTCGAGAAGTTCCACCAGATCCAGCGCCCCGAGGAGTCGCCGGACAAGCGCCGTGGCCGCCCCCGCGGCAGTGGCCTGGGCCTGCCCATCAGCCGGGGCATCGTCGCCCACCTGGGGGGGCGGCTGTGGGTCGAGGAGGCCCCCCACCTGGGCGGTGCCTGCCTGGTCATGGAACTGCCGGAGGCGCCTCCGGCAGCACCGGAGGCCTAG
- a CDS encoding DUF294 nucleotidyltransferase-like domain-containing protein — MRFLYRASSWRTLFAGDFPPDPATLPELLAPLREALTTLGPNPGLADAYAWQPTLVEALVRLDLPGWRIAQLISDHNAWLTRRATRLAEIEMRGQGWGAAPVGYCVLVLGSGGRHESLLGPDQDNAMIIDDYPDARHVEIDGYFQSLGERFTERLDRAGIPLCSGHVMARWPMWRKRLGEWQRQLEIWSAERRVKRVQQANILLDFTPVHGDEALAEALRDWVVGRLPAAGLFLDEMAALLDEQPVALDRFGRLAGTLQGAPHERAINLKHQAMLPLVAAVRLLALRHAVRETDTRRRLATLVTRQAIDIGTCRELTAAHGRLQELLLAEQRRNLAAGRAADGWVDVSHLGEDQRLLLRHDLQRIRALQKRARRG, encoded by the coding sequence GTGCGTTTCCTGTATCGCGCCTCATCGTGGCGGACGCTGTTCGCTGGGGACTTTCCGCCGGATCCCGCCACCCTGCCTGAGCTGCTTGCCCCCCTGCGAGAGGCCCTGACCACCTTGGGGCCTAATCCCGGCCTTGCCGATGCCTATGCCTGGCAGCCCACCCTGGTCGAGGCCCTGGTGCGCCTCGACCTGCCCGGCTGGCGGATCGCGCAGCTGATCAGCGATCACAACGCCTGGCTCACCCGGCGTGCCACTCGCCTCGCCGAGATCGAGATGCGCGGGCAGGGCTGGGGGGCCGCGCCGGTGGGCTATTGCGTGCTGGTGCTCGGCTCCGGCGGGCGCCACGAGAGCCTGCTCGGACCCGACCAGGACAACGCCATGATCATCGATGACTATCCGGATGCTCGGCATGTGGAGATCGACGGCTACTTCCAGTCGCTGGGTGAGCGTTTCACCGAGCGCCTCGACCGGGCCGGCATCCCGCTGTGCAGCGGCCATGTCATGGCGCGCTGGCCGATGTGGCGCAAGCGCCTGGGGGAGTGGCAGCGCCAGCTGGAGATATGGAGCGCCGAGCGGCGGGTCAAGCGGGTGCAGCAGGCCAATATCCTGCTCGATTTCACCCCGGTCCACGGCGATGAGGCGCTGGCCGAGGCGCTGCGCGACTGGGTCGTCGGGCGGCTGCCCGCGGCGGGGCTGTTCCTCGACGAGATGGCCGCGCTGCTCGACGAGCAGCCGGTGGCTCTGGATCGTTTCGGCAGGCTGGCCGGTACGCTTCAAGGAGCCCCCCACGAGCGGGCCATCAACCTCAAGCACCAGGCGATGTTGCCGCTGGTGGCCGCGGTGCGGCTGCTGGCGCTGCGCCACGCGGTGCGCGAGACCGACACCCGGCGACGCCTCGCGACCCTGGTCACTCGACAGGCCATCGATATCGGGACATGTCGAGAACTCACCGCCGCCCATGGCCGGTTGCAGGAGTTGCTGCTGGCCGAACAACGGCGCAACCTCGCCGCCGGCCGCGCCGCGGATGGCTGGGTGGATGTCTCGCACCTGGGCGAGGATCAGCGCCTGCTGCTGCGCCACGACCTCCAGCGGATCCGCGCGCTGCAGAAGCGGGCGCGCCGGGGCTAG
- a CDS encoding HlyU family transcriptional regulator — MFKKLLGGLLGGGGDDAATGNAPAAEAVEHNGYLIISEPAKEGGQYRVSGWIRRPLTGDGEEEEDEVLEHRFERSDMMPGREACDELMISKARRFIDEMGDDMFAR; from the coding sequence ATGTTCAAGAAGCTTCTCGGCGGACTGCTCGGCGGCGGTGGTGACGATGCCGCCACGGGCAACGCGCCGGCCGCCGAGGCGGTGGAGCACAACGGCTACCTGATCATCTCCGAGCCGGCCAAGGAGGGCGGCCAGTACCGCGTCAGCGGCTGGATTCGCCGTCCGCTGACCGGTGATGGCGAGGAGGAGGAGGACGAGGTGCTCGAGCATCGTTTCGAGCGCTCGGACATGATGCCCGGCCGTGAGGCCTGCGACGAGCTGATGATCAGCAAGGCGCGACGCTTCATCGACGAGATGGGCGACGACATGTTCGCCCGCTAG
- a CDS encoding argininosuccinate synthase, producing MSDVKKVVLAYSGGLDTSVIVRWLQETYNCEVVTFTADIGQGEEVEPARAKAQALGVKEIYIEDLREEFVRDYVYPMFRANTIYEGEYLLGTSIARPLIARRLIEIANQTGADAISHGATGKGNDQVRFELGAYALKPGVKVIAPWREWDLNSREKLMAYCQQHDIPVDFTGQKKKSPYSMDANLLHISYEGGILEDPWAEAEEEMWRWSVSPEAAPDTPTYVELTYEKGDIVAIDGVPMKPHEVLETLNKLGGDNGIGRLDIVENRYVGMKSRGCYETPGGTIMLRAHRAIESLTLDREEAHLKDELMPRYAEVIYNGYWWSPERRMLQAAIDETQHNVSGVVRLKLYKGNVIVAGRQSKQSLFDESIATFEDDAGAYDQKDAEGFIKLNALRLRIAAGKGRKQD from the coding sequence ATGTCCGATGTCAAGAAGGTTGTGCTGGCCTATTCCGGTGGCCTGGACACCTCCGTAATCGTCAGGTGGTTGCAGGAAACCTACAACTGCGAGGTGGTGACCTTCACCGCCGACATCGGCCAGGGCGAGGAGGTGGAACCGGCGCGCGCCAAGGCGCAGGCGCTGGGCGTCAAGGAGATCTACATCGAGGATCTCCGCGAGGAGTTCGTGCGTGACTACGTCTACCCGATGTTCCGCGCCAACACTATCTATGAGGGCGAGTACCTGCTCGGCACCTCCATCGCGCGTCCGCTGATCGCCCGTCGCCTGATCGAGATCGCCAACCAGACCGGCGCCGACGCCATCTCCCACGGCGCCACCGGCAAGGGCAACGACCAGGTGCGCTTCGAGCTCGGCGCCTACGCGCTCAAGCCGGGGGTCAAGGTGATCGCCCCGTGGCGCGAGTGGGACCTCAACTCCCGCGAGAAGCTGATGGCCTACTGCCAGCAGCACGATATCCCGGTGGACTTCACCGGCCAGAAGAAGAAGTCCCCCTACTCCATGGACGCCAACCTGCTGCATATCTCCTACGAGGGCGGCATCCTCGAGGATCCCTGGGCAGAGGCCGAGGAGGAGATGTGGCGCTGGAGCGTCTCCCCGGAGGCGGCACCGGACACGCCCACCTACGTCGAGCTCACCTATGAGAAGGGTGACATCGTGGCCATCGACGGCGTGCCGATGAAGCCCCACGAGGTGCTGGAGACGCTCAACAAGCTGGGCGGCGACAACGGCATCGGCCGTCTCGATATCGTCGAGAACCGCTATGTGGGCATGAAGTCCCGCGGCTGTTACGAGACCCCGGGGGGCACCATCATGCTGCGTGCCCATCGCGCGATCGAGTCGCTGACCCTCGATCGCGAGGAGGCGCACCTCAAGGACGAGCTGATGCCCCGCTATGCCGAGGTGATCTACAACGGCTACTGGTGGAGCCCGGAGCGCCGCATGCTCCAGGCCGCCATCGACGAGACCCAGCACAACGTCTCCGGCGTGGTTCGCCTCAAGCTCTACAAGGGCAATGTCATCGTCGCCGGCCGCCAGTCCAAGCAGTCGCTGTTCGACGAGTCCATCGCGACCTTCGAAGACGATGCCGGCGCCTACGACCAGAAGGATGCCGAGGGCTTCATCAAGCTCAACGCCCTGCGCCTGCGCATCGCCGCCGGCAAGGGCCGCAAGCAGGACTGA
- the rnt gene encoding ribonuclease T has translation MSEAIACGLMAQRFRSYLPVVVDLETGGFNSEHNAILEIAAVTLTMDAEGNLTPESTYAFHVEPFAGASVEQSALDFTGIKLDDPLRRQVAVSEAEALGEIFRPVRKSIKAHGCTRAILVGHNSAFDHGFLNAAVNRCGIKRNPFHPFSSFDTASLAGLMYGQTVLARACRAAGIEFSNSEAHSARYDTERTAELFCAMVNRYKEIGGWAQAQREQGMEEKP, from the coding sequence ATGAGCGAGGCGATCGCCTGCGGCCTGATGGCACAACGATTCCGCAGCTACCTGCCGGTGGTCGTGGACCTGGAAACCGGCGGCTTCAATTCCGAGCACAACGCGATCCTCGAGATCGCGGCGGTCACCCTGACCATGGACGCCGAGGGCAACCTGACTCCCGAGTCCACCTACGCCTTTCACGTGGAGCCGTTCGCGGGCGCCAGCGTCGAGCAGTCGGCACTGGACTTCACTGGCATCAAGCTCGACGATCCCCTGCGCCGCCAGGTGGCGGTCTCCGAGGCCGAGGCACTGGGCGAGATCTTCCGCCCGGTTCGCAAGTCGATCAAGGCCCATGGCTGCACCCGCGCCATCCTGGTTGGCCACAACTCGGCCTTCGACCACGGCTTCCTCAACGCCGCGGTGAACCGCTGCGGCATCAAGCGCAATCCCTTCCACCCCTTCTCCAGCTTCGATACCGCCTCGCTGGCCGGCCTGATGTACGGCCAGACGGTGCTGGCCCGCGCCTGCCGCGCCGCCGGCATCGAGTTCAGCAACAGCGAAGCCCATTCGGCGCGCTATGATACCGAACGCACCGCCGAGCTGTTCTGCGCCATGGTCAACCGCTACAAGGAGATCGGCGGCTGGGCCCAGGCCCAGCGCGAACAGGGGATGGAGGAAAAGCCATAA
- a CDS encoding Grx4 family monothiol glutaredoxin → MSTTLENIQRQIGENPILIYMKGSPQLPQCGFSAQTVQALMSCGERFAFVNILDNPDIRAELPKYANWPTFPQLWVEGELVGGCDIVLEMHQKGELETLIKETAAKHKDDAEQ, encoded by the coding sequence ATGAGCACCACCCTCGAGAACATCCAGCGCCAGATCGGCGAGAATCCGATCCTGATCTACATGAAGGGCAGCCCCCAGCTGCCGCAGTGTGGCTTCTCCGCCCAGACCGTGCAGGCGCTGATGTCCTGCGGCGAGCGCTTCGCCTTCGTCAATATCCTGGATAACCCGGACATCCGCGCCGAGCTGCCCAAGTATGCCAACTGGCCCACCTTCCCTCAGCTGTGGGTCGAGGGCGAGCTGGTCGGCGGCTGTGACATCGTGCTGGAGATGCATCAGAAGGGCGAGCTCGAGACGCTGATCAAGGAGACCGCCGCCAAGCACAAGGATGACGCCGAGCAGTAA
- the argF gene encoding ornithine carbamoyltransferase → MATRHFLTLMDASPEELSNLIQRAITIKNALKVEGPTYTPFPNHTMAMIFEKSSTRTRVSFETAMAHFGGHALFLSPRDTQLGRGEPIGDTARVLSEMVDIVMIRTFSHAGLEAYAAASSVPVINALTDDYHPCQLLADVMTWTELRGSVRGKTAVWIGDGNNMCHSWINAARQFDFRLRICCPEGYEPRQDILAAAGDRVTILRDPAEAVANADLVTTDVWASMGQEEEQARREADFAGFQVTEALLDRAQDDVLFLHCLPAHRGEEISETLLDDPRAVVWQEAGNRLHAQKALIEFLLLGEVHEAP, encoded by the coding sequence ATGGCCACTCGGCACTTCCTGACCCTGATGGATGCCAGCCCCGAAGAGCTGAGCAACCTGATCCAGCGCGCCATCACCATCAAGAACGCGCTCAAGGTGGAGGGGCCCACCTATACCCCCTTCCCGAACCACACCATGGCGATGATCTTCGAGAAGTCCTCGACCCGCACCCGGGTCTCCTTCGAGACCGCCATGGCGCACTTCGGTGGCCATGCGCTGTTCCTCTCGCCCCGCGACACCCAGCTCGGCCGCGGCGAGCCCATCGGCGATACCGCCCGGGTGCTCTCGGAGATGGTCGACATCGTGATGATCCGCACCTTCTCCCACGCCGGGCTCGAGGCCTACGCAGCCGCCAGCAGCGTGCCGGTGATCAACGCCCTCACCGACGACTACCACCCCTGCCAGCTGCTCGCCGATGTGATGACCTGGACCGAGCTGCGCGGCAGCGTGCGGGGCAAGACCGCGGTGTGGATCGGCGACGGCAACAACATGTGCCACTCCTGGATCAATGCCGCCCGCCAGTTCGACTTCCGGCTGCGCATCTGCTGCCCCGAGGGCTATGAGCCGCGCCAGGATATCCTCGCGGCCGCCGGCGACCGCGTCACTATCCTGCGCGATCCCGCCGAGGCCGTGGCCAATGCCGACCTGGTGACCACCGATGTCTGGGCCTCCATGGGGCAAGAGGAGGAGCAGGCCAGGCGGGAAGCGGACTTCGCCGGCTTCCAGGTGACCGAGGCGCTACTCGATCGCGCGCAGGACGATGTGCTCTTCCTGCACTGCCTGCCCGCCCATCGCGGCGAGGAGATCAGCGAGACCCTGCTCGACGACCCGCGGGCCGTGGTCTGGCAGGAGGCCGGCAACCGCCTGCACGCCCAGAAGGCACTGATCGAGTTCCTGCTGCTTGGCGAGGTCCACGAGGCGCCGTGA
- the thiO gene encoding glycine oxidase ThiO has translation MNRHPQQRIAVAGAGLLGRLLAWQLLRDGHAVTLYDAGDLATPPAAAWTAAGMVAPLAETVVGERCIYAMGRVALERWPQWLDKLQAPGLWHPHGSLVVAHPQDENELTQFRRDLDDAIGQPAGYRALDAAGIHALEPGLAGFRHGLYLADEAHLDNRGLLNRLLEAILELGGECHAHTPVTPHPGEIATPSGRRTFDLVLDCRGHGAKPSHPTLRGVRGETLHVHTDEVKLSRAVRLMHPRYQLYVVPKPGGHFVIGATSIESEDRSPISLQSSLELSSALYTLSPAFAEARILEQGVNLRPAFRDNLPHVTRGDGLIGANGLFRHGYLLAPAVVDHVLAEIRGEGERPFAAVLSAAAPQESLP, from the coding sequence ATGAATCGACACCCTCAACAACGCATCGCCGTGGCCGGTGCCGGCCTGCTTGGCCGCCTGCTCGCCTGGCAACTGCTGCGCGATGGCCACGCCGTCACCCTGTATGACGCCGGCGACCTCGCCACCCCGCCGGCGGCCGCCTGGACCGCCGCCGGCATGGTCGCCCCGCTGGCCGAGACCGTGGTCGGCGAGCGCTGCATCTACGCCATGGGCCGGGTGGCCCTCGAGCGCTGGCCGCAGTGGCTCGACAAACTGCAGGCCCCCGGCCTGTGGCACCCGCACGGCAGCCTGGTGGTGGCCCACCCCCAGGACGAGAACGAGCTGACCCAGTTCCGCCGCGACCTGGACGACGCCATCGGCCAGCCCGCCGGCTACCGGGCGCTGGATGCCGCCGGCATCCATGCATTGGAGCCCGGCCTGGCGGGCTTTCGCCACGGTCTGTACCTCGCCGACGAGGCCCACCTCGACAACCGCGGGCTGCTCAACCGGCTGCTCGAGGCGATCCTCGAACTGGGCGGCGAGTGCCATGCCCACACCCCGGTGACACCCCACCCCGGCGAGATTGCCACCCCTTCCGGCCGACGCACCTTCGACCTGGTGCTCGACTGCCGCGGTCATGGCGCCAAGCCCAGCCACCCCACCCTGCGCGGCGTACGCGGCGAAACCTTGCATGTGCATACCGACGAGGTGAAACTGTCCCGAGCGGTACGCCTGATGCACCCGCGCTACCAGCTCTATGTGGTCCCCAAGCCGGGCGGTCACTTCGTGATCGGCGCCACCTCCATCGAGAGCGAGGACCGCTCGCCCATCTCGCTGCAGTCGTCGCTGGAGCTCTCCAGCGCCCTCTACACCCTGTCACCTGCCTTCGCCGAGGCACGCATCCTCGAGCAGGGCGTCAATCTGCGCCCGGCCTTCCGGGACAACCTGCCCCACGTCACCCGGGGTGACGGCTTGATCGGCGCCAACGGCCTGTTCCGCCACGGCTACCTGCTGGCCCCGGCGGTGGTCGACCATGTGCTGGCCGAGATTCGCGGCGAGGGCGAGCGCCCCTTCGCCGCGGTACTGTCCGCCGCCGCGCCCCAGGAATCGCTGCCTTGA
- the thiS gene encoding sulfur carrier protein ThiS: MNEITLSLNGDATRLPAGTALATALDRWGYAERRVAVAINDAFAPRSTWPERTLADGDRVDIVAPVGGG, encoded by the coding sequence ATGAACGAGATCACCCTGAGCCTCAATGGCGATGCCACCCGGCTGCCCGCGGGCACCGCCCTGGCCACCGCCCTGGACCGCTGGGGCTATGCCGAGCGCCGTGTCGCTGTGGCCATCAACGATGCCTTCGCGCCACGCTCCACCTGGCCCGAACGCACCCTCGCAGACGGCGACCGCGTCGATATCGTGGCCCCGGTAGGAGGCGGCTGA